DNA from Myxococcales bacterium:
AATTGCCCTCGTTGTTCGAGCGTGGAATTCTTGCGGAATTCGCGGGTCACTACGTAGTTCTCTGTTCCGCCGAGCAATCGCGCCTGAGACTTCGCGATTTCGACGGCGAGCGCGATTTCGCTTTCCGTCAGGTCGGAGATCGTCGCCAGCGAGCGCTCTATTTCTGCGGTTTCGGCCGCGTCGATTTCGAGGTCGGCGTTGGCAACGCGCGCCAGCACGTACGCGAAAGCCGCCAGGTATTTTGCCCGCTGCGGCTCGAGCCGCTCGAGTTTGGCGGCGATTCGACGGACAGACTCGGTGTCCCCGGCGTCGCGGTTCTTCTCGGGAGC
Protein-coding regions in this window:
- a CDS encoding TerB family tellurite resistance protein: MSLFRFLGLGEAPEKNRDAGDTESVRRIAAKLERLEPQRAKYLAAFAYVLARVANADLEIDAAETAEIERSLATISDLTESEIALAVEIAKSQARLLGGTENYVVTREFRKNSTLEQRGQLLQCLYAVAAADGSISSIESSEIVGIAEELGFTRMEANSLKSQYRDKLAVLQIKS